A stretch of Perognathus longimembris pacificus isolate PPM17 chromosome 1, ASM2315922v1, whole genome shotgun sequence DNA encodes these proteins:
- the Apof gene encoding apolipoprotein F — MPSSKLITIAAGLLVCLLLSPADAISDRKQTNVSKVYLPSSLGPQLPSLGSLSCQTLLPKSLPGFNSMAPLPKFLVGLALRNALEVAGCQSEAWALQLWLFRLGGVNATQLLIHHLQGLQKGKRTKREISMEVLASALQLLVRDQPGPKRAPRSIPTVDCDNHRENEVYNIIRLLPGVGTYYNLGTAVYYAVWNCSEKAKERGKEGAIDLGFDLLMSMAGASGGPAGIVISAALKPALKAGVHRLIQYYHAEKEVNTTSMEGLRGTSDVSDWEETITMAPLIAEVVSSPPSWAWALFKSYGLDLEAGSFGV, encoded by the coding sequence ATGCCTAGCAGCAAACTCATCACAATAGCAGCTGGGCTTCTTGTCTGTCTCCTGCTGTCTCCTGCGGATGCCATTTCAGATAGAAAGCAGACAAATGTCTCCAAGGTGTACCTTCCTTCATCTTTGGGACCCCAACTTCCGTCCTTAGGCTCCTTATCCTGCCAAACCCTGCTCCCAAAGTCCCTGCCTGGATTCAACTCCATGGCCCCTCTACCCAAGTTTCTGGTAGGCCTGGCTCTAAGAAATGCCCTGGAAGTCGCTGGCTGTCAGTCTGAGGCTTGGGCCCTACAGCTTTGGCTCTTTCGCTTGGGAGGTGTGAATGCAACACAGCTCCTCATCCATCATCTTCAAGGACTCCAGAAAGGCAAAAGGACAAAGAGGGAAATCTCAATGGAAGTCCTGGCCTCAGCTCTGCAGCTGTTAGTCAGGGACCAGCCAGGACCAAAGAGGGCTCCACGCTCCATCCCCACAGTGGACTGTGACAACCATCGGGAAAACGAAGTATACAACATAATCAGACTACTGCCAGGAGTGGGAACCTACTACAACTTGGGCACAGCTGTGTATTATGCTGTTTGGAATTGCTCTGAAAAGGCCAAGGAACGAGGCAAAGAGGGGGCCATAGATCTGGGCTTTGACCTTCTGATGTCCATGGCAGGAGCATCAGGGGGGCCTGCTGGCATAGTTATCAGTGCTGCACTTAAACCAGCTTTGAAGGCTGGGGTTCACCGGCTGATCCAGTATTACCATGCTGAGAAAGAGGTAAACACCACTAGCATGGAGGGCTTAAGAGGTACATCAGATGTGAGTGACTGGGAAGAGACAATTACCATGGCTCCTTTGATAGCAGAAGTAGTAAGTTCACCTccctcctgggcctgggccttattCAAGAGCTATGGCTTAGATCTTGAGGCTGGGAGTTTTGGGGTATAA